The stretch of DNA GAGATTCCTCGCGAGGTCCAGCACCTTAATCTGCTCGCCCATATCGAGAACGTAGGTGGCCCCCTGTTCACCCAAGGTCGCAGCCTCCAAAACTAGGTGAACGGCTTCGGGAATCAACATAAAGAAACGGCGGATGTCGGGATGGGTGACGGTCACGGGACCACCTGCCCGGATCTGTTCTTGAAACCGCAGCAACACGCTACCGTTGCTACCCAGCACGTTTCCGAACCGGACGGTCAGGAACCGTGTCGCGCTACGATCGGCCATGTCCTGCACAATCAGCTCAGCCGCACGTTTCGTGGCTCCCATCACGCTGGTGGGATTCACGGCTTTGTCCGTCGAAATCAGGACAAATCGTTCCACCCCGCAACGATCTGCGGTTTCTGCGGCGATCCGCGTCCCAAGACAGTTATTCTTCAGCGCTTCCGATGGGTTGAGTTCCACAAGCGGGACATGTTTGTGGGCAGCCGCATGGAATACGATGCAGGGCCGATACCGGGTCATCGTTTCCATAAGGCGGCGTCGGTCTGTCACGTCACCAAGTACGGGGTGGATCAGCGAAGACAACCCCTGATCCTCCAACTCCTTGGCGATGGTATACAGACTGTTCTCATGCCGTTCATAGAGGACCACGGATTCGGGTCGCATGGCGGCGATCTGGCGCGACAGTTCGGAGCCGATCGAACCACCGGCGCCGGTAATCAGCACCCGCCGGCCCGCAATCATATCGACCATAGCGTCGGTCTCCAATTGCACCGGCGCCCGGGCTAATAGGTCCTCCACGGCCACGTTTCTGATTTGACTCACCACACTTCGATCACCCAACAACTCCTGCATACTCGGCAACATCTTCACCGAGACTTTAAAGGGGCCGATGGCCGACATGATCTGCCGCAAGACGTCAGGGGTCACGTGCGGAAGAGCCAGCACGACCTCATCCGGCCTTTCGGCTGAGAGAATCGGAGCCAACTCCCCGCGTGCGCCAAGCACCTTGACCCCATGAATTCTCTTGTGGCGAAGGGGAGCACGATCGTCGATAAATCCGATCGGCTGGTAGCGGGAGGTCGGACTCTGTCTCATTTCTCGCACGATTCGTTCGCCCCGGTCACCGGCACCGATAATAAGGACGGTTTTTTTCGGGCGATAAATCACCACCTCGCGCAGCATCCGCCTGGGGAGTCGCACACCGGCGACAAATCCGATAAGCAGCATCGCATCGACAATAAAAATCGAGCGCGGGTATCCGGTCACCCCCATACCCCAGCGTGTCCATCCATAGAGAACCACCGTGCTGGTGATCACCCCGATGACGATGTTCTGCACATCCCAGAGGCTGGTGTATCTCCAGAGCCCTTCGTTGAGGCGAAACATGAAAAAGGCTGCGGTGCGAATCATCACCAGCCATGGCAACACAAGGAGAAAGGTTCCCCACTCCGCATCCGGGATCCGCCCATCGAACCGCAGCCAGAATGCCAGGTAGTTGGCCAAGATCATCAGGCCGATTTCGAGCAACATAATCAGGGGGCGCCGCCATTTCAACACAAAGGCGATCACTCGCGGACCAATGTCGGATGCCTGCGAAGGTCGCGTCACCTGGAGATCCGGCAAATCACACACCAGCAGCGGGATCTTCAACAGACAGAGCAGCGTCTGGGCAACGATCGCCAAATCCAATAGGGTCGATGCATGCTGAACATAAAACTTCGCCAGTTTGATTTTTTCAGGCAGGATGACCATCACGTATTCTTCGACGGGATTGGCGGCAGCAGCAAGAACGGCCGCCTCGTCGATGTACTTCAGGGACGCAAGATCGGTCAGCCCGGGACGCACGGAGAGAATCTCTGCGTACGCATCCGAAAACATATCAACATACCGAGCGACTTCCGGCCTGGGACCAACCAGGCTCATATCCCCAAACAGAATGTTCAGCAATTGAGGCAATTCATCCAGCTTGGTACGTCGCAGAACACTGCCGACCCTGGTCACCCTCGCGTCCTGCCCGACCGTGATCGGCCCTCCCAAGGCCTCGGCACCCGCAACCATCGTGCGGAATTTATAGATAAAAAACGGCCGAAAGTTCCGACCGATACGTCTTTGCGTAAAAAAGACGGGGCCCGGCGACTCAAGCTTGATCAGAACTGCGGCGATCAGCCACAGCGGCCCACTCACCGTGAGGGCGAGTAGAGCGACAACGACATCGACGGCACGCTTTATCATCTCCGATTCCCTTTCACAATATCCCTCACCACCGTGATGACACGCTGAATATCGGCCTCCGTCATCTTCGGGTACAGAGGTAAAGACACGATTCGTTCAAAAGCGGCCTGCGCCGTCGGAAAATCACTCGGTTGATACCCATACGTCTCTCGATAGTAGGGATGCAGGTGGAGCGGAATGAAATGCACGCTGCACCCAATCCCCGCCTGCTGTAACTGCGCAATGAACTCGTTTCGGTCGATGCGCAGGGCTTCGAGATTCAATCGGATCACATAGAGATGCCAGGCATGCTGGACATGAGCGGCCGCAGAAGGACAGAGAATTTCCGGCACATCATGAAAACCGTCGCGATAGAGCGCGGCCAGACGATCACGCGATTTCCAGAATCGATCGCATTTGGCCAACTGCGCCAACCCCAACGCGGCGGCAATATCCGTCAGGTTGTATTTGAAACCCGGAGAGAGGATCTCGTAATACCACGACCCCTGGGCCGTATAGCGACTCCATGCATCGCGACTGAGTCCATGCAGACTCATGATCCGGACACGGGCGGCAAGGGCTGAATCATCCGTGGTCACCATGCCACCCTCTCCCGTCGTGATGTTCTTCGTGGCATAGAACGAAAAGCAGGTCAGTTCCGACAGACTCCCGATCATCTTCCCCCGGTACCGCGCGGGGAGCGCATGCGCGGCATCCTCGATGACGGCAAGATTGTGTGCGCGGGCAATCGCCTGAATCCGACTCATTTCGCAAGGATGCCCCGCGAAGTGAACCGGCACGATCGCTTTCGTTCGCGGGGTAATCGCCCGTTCGATGCAGTCCGGAGAAATGTTCAGCGTATCGGGCGTGCAATCCACCAGGATCGGCTTCGCCTTCAGATAAGCCACCACTTCGGCAGTAGCCGCAAAGGTCATCGTCGGTACGATCACTTCGTCCCCTTCGCGAACCCCGATGGCTTCCAATGCCAGATGTAAGGCAGCCGTGCAGGAATTCACCGCAATCGCATGCCGGGCGCCGACCATCGCAGCGAACTCGTTCTCAAATTGTTTGGCCTTGGTGCCGGTCGTCAGCCATCCGGACCGGAGGACCTGGACAACTTCGCTGACTTCCTCTTCCCCGATATCAGGCATATGAAAGGGCAGAAATTCGGACATGAGTAGGTCTCCTTCAACAACTGACGATGCGCTGATACGAACACATATGACCCGATAGATTCCGGATCAAGATTTCCAAGACCTGAATGATAGTGGTGTGTGGTGAATCGCCGGAGAGGCCCTACCACTCAATTCAATCAGAGGCGATCGAAAAAGAACGAAGCCCAGAAGACGGACACCAGAATCGTGCCTGCGCCAACCATGAGCAAAAAGAGACTCAGCGGTGTGGACATAGTCAGCAGGTACAGACCATCGAGCACGACGAGAACGCCCAAGGCGCTACTCACGGCACAGAGCCTTGCCGAAGCGACAGACTTGATTTGATAGTAGAGACTGCTCAAAAGCCCCAGGGGAAATACCATGGCGGAGTACAGCGACCATTCGAGCGAGTCACCCGTATAACCTGCGACGATCCGGCGTAGAGACTCGCGGGGTTGTAAGCGCACTCGCGCCCGCTCGATGCCGTCGACGTACATCGTTTCTGTTCCCTCGCGGTACGTCGCCACGATGTGCTGGGTCGCACGGGTCAAGGGCGCATCACTGGTTGATAACGCAGGATTGGCACCGTTGTATCCTGAAATCGGGGTGCGCAGACGAAAGACGACATCCTTGGATTGTTGCCCGAGCGTGAAGTTACGCACGTCTGTATTTTTTGAAAACGAAACAATTCTGGCCGGCCCGGTCTGCGCCAAATCTGCCGGAGTCACCCACGCCTCAACCGACAACTCCTTGTCGGCAAGCAGCCCGCCGCCAACCACTTGGTCTGGTGCGAGACGGGACGCAATCACCGTATCCGCACTGAGGGTGAGCCCATTGGGAAACACCCACGCAGTGCGCGACAGATCCTGGATATACAGATCCGTGGAGGGCCCCTTCGCAGCCCGATCATGAACGATGGCTCCGGCCTGCTCGGAAAAGTCGTAGTAGAGAACCAGTCCCTGTTTCGTTCGCCTCTCCTGAGAATCAACCAGAGGCCCCAAGGAAAAATGGGTTGTGATTTCATCGGACGGCAACGCACGATCGTACACCGCGACCAAATGGAAGGTCCCCAGCCAGGGTCGATTCATGGTCCCTTCGTTCCCGAGCAAGAGTCGGTAGGTCGGATTCCAGTTACTGAAATCACTCGCCAACGGAAACGGCCATGCAGTGAAGAAAGCCAACAAGAGGACGTATCCCGCCACTATCCATCCCAGCCATGCAGTCGCGTAACAGGTCTTGGCCCAGACCTCGCCAGAGGCGTGATAGGCCGTGTTCGCAAGCACCCCCAGTACGCCGCCCGCCATGCCACCCACGGTGTTACAGACAATATCCACGAAGGACGGGGCACGTGTGAACAAGAGCTGGGCCAGTTCCACTCCGGAACTCAGTGCGGCCGCCCCGATGAAGGCAAGGAGCAGCCTGATAAACCAGGGTCGCCGGGACATCCCCGGCAACAGGACCATCAAGCCCCCGCATGGAATGAAAAAAACAACGTTGCTCCAAACATCCCACGAAGTGACGTTGGAAAATCCAGACCAGCCCTCGAAATGATCGACAAATAGCTCGGTAATTGAAGCGGCATGGGGAAGCGACCACGTAAAGGGTGCTAGCCCGAATATCACGACATACACGAGATACAGTCCCAACAGCGTCATGACCACTCGGTCGCGCCGCCAGACTATTGTTCCCGCGCCGCTTCGAGCCAACGCAGGGCAACACCGGCGACTGAGAGACTGACATGATGTGACACTCCTGAACAGACGCAAGGCTCTCTCGTTACCTCCCTTGCAGGGACCGCGAGCCTGACAGGCCAACAACCGTCGGTTCGGAGAAACCATGATCGAGAATTCGGGCAACCGCTTGAGATGCTTCGCCCCTCCGCCAGGGCCACTCGCCCGACCGGCCTGGACCGGCGGTCAGGACGGCGTTCACGATGGACTCCGGATGAGTCCCCACCAGACGATTCCATCCGCGCTCGACGGTCTCGACCCACTCGGTCTCCTCCCGAAGCGTGATACAAGGCACCCCGAGCCAATACGCTTCCTTTTGTATGCCGCCCGAGTCCGTCACAATCGCCTGAGCCATGGATTCCAAACGGACCATGTCCAGATAGGACACCGGATCAATCAGCAGCAGCCGGTCGGAATGCTCACAGGCAATGGACCCCAGTTGCTTGCGAGTCCTCGGGTGAACGGGAAACACAACGGGCAGCCCGGTATCGACCAGGGTACGAAGCGCGGTCATGATCTGCGCCAATTGCGGCAACCGATCGGTATTGTCTGCGCGATGCACGGTCGCCAACAGATACTGCCGAGGCGTGAGGCCCAACCGCTCGAGTATCGTCGAGGCGCCCTGCGCACGATCAGCGGTATCCAGCAGTGCGTCATACATGACGTCGCCGACCAGATGCACGCCGGCGGTGACCCCCTCCCGTCGAAGGTTTTCGACGGCTGTGTCGGTCGGGCACAGCAGCAACGCAGAGAGTTGATCGGTCACCACCCGGTTGATTTCCTCCGGCATTCTGCGGTTGAAACTCCGGAGTCCCGCTTCCACGTGCACCACCGGCACATGAAGCTTTGACGCAGCCAGGGCCCCGGCAAGAGTCGAATTGGTATCACCATAAACCAGCACGGCGTCCGGCGCTTCCTTCTCTAGAATCTGCTCAATGCCGGTCAGCATCGCTCCGGTCTGCTGTCCATGCGGCCCGGAGCCCACGCCGAGCTGGTATTGCGGAGCGGGAATGCCGAGCTCACGAAAGAAGACGCCGCTCATGGCATCGTCATAATGTTGTCCCGTATGCACCAGCACCTCATCGGCCACTGCGCGCAACTCACGAGACACGGGCGCACACTTGATGAATTGCGGACGTGCGCCGATGATCGAGACGACTTTCATTGCGCAAGTCCCTCGCGCACGGTCTGAGCCACATAATGCTGTTGATCTTCATTCAACTCAGGATAGATCGGAAGCGCCACCAACTCTCGACAAGCGCGCTCGGCCTCAGGATAGTCCCCTTCCTTGTATCCCAGGCTCTGAAGGCATTCCTGCCGGTGGAGCGGGACCGGATAGTAGATCTCCGTGCCGATGCCCTTGGCTTTGAGATAGTCACGTAGCGCATCCCGTTTAGGCACACCGATCACAAACTGGTTGTATATGTGGTAGTGCCGAACCCCCTGCTGCTTGTAGACCGCCTGCGGGAGGCGTATGCCGAACTCCGATTCGACGTTGAGGGATCGGAACAGCGATTCGTAGAGATCGGCATGGTGCTGGCGGAGGGCCGTCCAGCGATCCAAATAGGGTAACTTGACGTTCAATACGGCAGCCTGGATCGTGTCGAGCCTGAAATTTCCGCCGAGAATACGATGGTAGTACTTGGGCTTTCCGCCCTGGACGCGGAGTACCCGCAGGCGCTCAGCGAGGTGCTCGTCATTGGTCACGATCATACCGCCGTCACCCAGTCCGCCCAGGTTCTTGCTTGGGAAAAACGAGAAACACCCCATCGTCCCCATGCTCCCCGCCCTGCGTCCATCGCCATACTCCGCCCCGATGGCTTGTGCCGCATCCTCCACCACCGCCAGATTGTGCGCTAAAGCCACCTGAAGAATCGGTGTCATATCGGCGCACTGACCATAGAGATGCACCGGAATGATGGCCTTGGTACGCGGAGTGACGGCGGCGGCAATCTGCCTCGCATCAAGGTTGTAGGTGATGGGATCGATGTCGACGAAAACCGGCGTGGCTCCGACGCGAACGATCGCACCCACCGTGGCGAAAAATGAGAGCGGCGTGGTGATGACTTCGTCGCCGGGTTTGAGATCCAATGCCATGAGTGCCGCCACCAGCGCATCGGTTCCCGAAGACACGCCGATGGCGTATCGGGTGCCGGAATAGGCTGCGACCTTCTCTTCCAGTTCGCTCACCTCACGGCCCAGAATAAAGTTGTTCTGGTCGAGTACCCGTTCCATGGCGGCCAGCAGGTCTTTCCGAATCGGTTCATGTTGAGCTTTCAGGTCGAGCAGTGGCACGTTCATACAGCAACTCCTTGATTGGGGGACATACCCTCACCGGATGACAGGACCGGCCTCGCATAGGAACAGCGCATAACTTGGAACAACGACGGGCGCTACATCGCCGCAGTGAGCAGCGGGAGCGTCGTTCTCTGAGCGACTGCCGTGGCATGGTCGCGCATCGTGACGACGCGGAAGGTGTCACTCAGTGCGGCAAGCAACGCATCGATCATGTCCAGCTTTTCAGCCAGCGGCAATTTCATGCCGGGGAAAAACTCGACTCCCGTCGATTCATGACTGCCTAAAAAATCCAACGGGTGGAGCAACAAGGATGGTTCGACACCGGCGAGCCGACAGAGTTGTAAGGACGTGCGAAAATATTGCTCGGCCAACATCCGGGAATAGAGACTCAGATACACCACATAGCTAAAGTGAATCGGGACCCGAAAAAAGGGCATCGTCGTCACGGGAATTTCAATGAGGCCTTGCCCGCCCACATCCCACCGATAGGGCTGAATCCTCCTGAACCCGTCACGCAATCCGCCGAAAATCGTGCTCCGACAGTCGGCTTCTTCCCGGGTGAAGGCACTGGACATAAAGAAATACGCGCGCGCCAGGGGACCGATGAACGTGGGCAGCGTGGAGGCATCATAGAGATATCCCCGTCTGGCCAGTTCGGTGACCGTGGTTTCCGACAGGCTGTAACCGGGCCCCCGGAACCCGATCGGTCGTTGCCCCGTCGCCCGTTCGATGTGCTCCTCAGCCATCGATAGTTCACGAGCCATGCCGGCTTCATCGTACCGGTGCAGCCAGGGATCGTGATGAAACGAATGGCTCCCGATCTCATGCCCTGCCGCGGCAATGGCCCTGAACTGGTCCTGGTTTCTTTCTAGCGCGGCATCCTGCCCGACGAGAAAAAATGTGGCCTTGAGGTCATGCCCGTCGAGGTGGGCGAGAATTCGAGGCACTACCACATCGAGGTACGACGGCAGCGTTTTCCAAGCAGGATTGCCGTGGGTCTTCATATAGGCCCACTTATCGTCCAGGTCGCAGGAAAGACTTGCGATTGGCTTGCTCATTGCTTCCTTTTTGATTTTCACGGAAGATGACTCAGACATGACAGGCATCTTCATATGATCCAATCTATGGACTGGACAGGGTCGAAAGAGCGGATGCGGATCGATCCTCCGCCGTCTCGAAGCAGAGATGATGTTCCTGGACGAACTCGTTCACGGCTCGAATAACAGCATTGTTGTTCAGCGTCGAGTTCACGAATTGCGAGGTATTGAGGACGAAGAAATCTGTATGCCGCGTCGTGACACGAGGGACCCGCTTCGAGTAATCCAACACTTGCAGAGGTTGGACCTTCGCAGCCTTGTTGAGATGCAGACCGACGACATCCGACTCGCGGAGATCCGGAAACAGCCTGCGCGCCCCCTCAAAGAACCGCTGGGTAATCGTCTCGTCAGGGAGGTGGAACTCCGGATCACCGGTCGGCACATACTTCGGAAAATAGGTGAGGTAATAGCCCGCCGTCTCGTCGGTCGGCACAATACTGCTCATGCCGATCACTCCGGTAAAGGGCACATCGGCGTCGGCAAGATTTAAGGTGTAGTACGGCAGCAGCGGCCGCCGCGTCACCAACACCGGACACACCACCCCCAGATACTCGATAGGGTCGGCCGAGGCTTCTACCGACACAAGTCCCTGCGTCGCCAAGGGACTGCCCGCATCGATCGGGCCGGTCCAAATGACTTTATCAAAATGCTCATGACCGCCGTTTATCTTGATGGTGATGCCGGCATGCGCGCCTGGCTCGATGGCTTGGACAGGGGTATTCAGCCTGATTGTTCCACCGGCCGCCTGAATCAGCTCTTCGAGCCGAGTGATGACCGTGCGATACCCGCCGGATACATAGCCCAATTGATTCCGTTGGGCCGTCGTGTCACGGGTGGAAAACAGGCGGGTGATGTACGACCAGATAAACACCGCCGACACTCGTTTGTACTGTGCTCCCAACTTGGCTAACAGCAGGGGCTTCCAAAAGGCCTCATAGGTGCGGCGCCCGCACATACGAATCAGCCACTCCTCCACGGACACTGACTCCAGCTCCCGCCAATCCCGAATTCGATTACACGCGAGAATCGTGCGCGCTAATCGTAGTTTTCCAATGATTCCAACCAGGGGAAATCGCAACAATTCCAGCGTGGTGCTGACTGAATAAAAGCGTCCCTTCGCATAGAGGCCGGCTCGCGCCGCACTCCATCGCAGGCGATCACCCAACCCGATTTCATGGAGATACTGAATGAGCTGGGTATCGGAGGACAGGATCACGTGATAGAAACGATCCCACCAGAAGAGGCCGTAATCATGATAGGTCGTCAACCCGCCGGCCTGACGCTCGCGCTCCAACACGGTCACACGGACGCCTCTGGCCGAAAGGCGTTGAGCCAATGCCAGCCCCATGATTCCCGCACCGATTATTCCGACACGCAACGGCACACCCCTTCCAGTCTCGATGTCAAACGGCTTAGATCCTGATCGCCGTCTCCTGCAAGCTTGGCGACTCGCTGGCCACGACCGTCGGACTCACGAGCGATCGCTGCCAATTAATGGTCTGCAACAGCCCCTCTTCCAGCCCGACCCGCGCCGTAATACCCAGGATCCGCTGTGACCGCTCGATGTCGGGCACGCGTCTCCGAACATCTTCATACTTGCCGCCGGTAAAGCTTTCGTAGGAAACAAAGGTGCATTTGAGCGGCCATGGCGTCCCGGCCAGCCTGTGAATGGTGCGAGCGAGATCGAGAATGGTGATCTCGTGCGTGGAGCCCACATTCAAAATTTCACCGTTGGCCTCAGGCGTGATCATCGCGGCATAGATTCCGTCGACGGTGTCGGCGACGTAGGTGAAGCTGCGCGTCTGCAGGCCGTCGCCGTGAATGGAAATGTCCCGATCGTTCAAAATGGCATCGATAAACACCGCCTGCGGGCCTCCCCACCAACTGACATGATTTCTTGGTCCATAGGATCCGAAGAATCTCAACACCGAGACCGGAAGCCCATAGGCCTCCTGATAGGCGAACGCTAAGTGTTCGGTGAACAGTTTGGACACGGCATAGCCCCAACGGGCGACCTTCGAAGAGCCGAAGACAGAATCATCATCTTCAGCGAACGGCAGCCTGGGATTTCGTCCATACACGTCGGAAGTCGACGCCAGCACAGCTTTGCAACCCGCCTTTCGGGCCAACTCCAAGACGTTTTCACAGCTTCGTGTATTGACGCGAAGGGTCGCCAGGGCATTGCCGTACCGGGGAATCTTGTGCGAGGCCAGATGCACGAGGCAGTCGGCGTCCTCGCCGAGGTCGCTGAATGCGGCGGGGTCGGTCGCATCGCGCTCGAGAAATCGAAAGGCAGGATTGCCCAGATGTGCCGCAATGTTGCTCAACGACCCCTTTGACAGATCATCCATTCCGATGACCCGATGGCCGGCGGCCAACAGGCGGTCTAAGAAATGCGAACCCAAAAATCCCGCCACTCCCGTCACCAGAATGTACTTGGATGAAGCCGATGATAGTGACATGCGCTCGCCGCTCTTTCGTGGTTGTGCCCGATGTGAAACCTGCACGACGCACTTTGTCTTCGGTCGCGTCGGATTCTTATCTCTCTCGTCGTCGACTGTCACACG from Nitrospira sp. encodes:
- a CDS encoding SDR family NAD(P)-dependent oxidoreductase, which translates into the protein MIKRAVDVVVALLALTVSGPLWLIAAVLIKLESPGPVFFTQRRIGRNFRPFFIYKFRTMVAGAEALGGPITVGQDARVTRVGSVLRRTKLDELPQLLNILFGDMSLVGPRPEVARYVDMFSDAYAEILSVRPGLTDLASLKYIDEAAVLAAAANPVEEYVMVILPEKIKLAKFYVQHASTLLDLAIVAQTLLCLLKIPLLVCDLPDLQVTRPSQASDIGPRVIAFVLKWRRPLIMLLEIGLMILANYLAFWLRFDGRIPDAEWGTFLLVLPWLVMIRTAAFFMFRLNEGLWRYTSLWDVQNIVIGVITSTVVLYGWTRWGMGVTGYPRSIFIVDAMLLIGFVAGVRLPRRMLREVVIYRPKKTVLIIGAGDRGERIVREMRQSPTSRYQPIGFIDDRAPLRHKRIHGVKVLGARGELAPILSAERPDEVVLALPHVTPDVLRQIMSAIGPFKVSVKMLPSMQELLGDRSVVSQIRNVAVEDLLARAPVQLETDAMVDMIAGRRVLITGAGGSIGSELSRQIAAMRPESVVLYERHENSLYTIAKELEDQGLSSLIHPVLGDVTDRRRLMETMTRYRPCIVFHAAAHKHVPLVELNPSEALKNNCLGTRIAAETADRCGVERFVLISTDKAVNPTSVMGATKRAAELIVQDMADRSATRFLTVRFGNVLGSNGSVLLRFQEQIRAGGPVTVTHPDIRRFFMLIPEAVHLVLEAATLGEQGATYVLDMGEQIKVLDLARNLIRLSGFVPGREIPIRFVGLRPGEKLYEELVGTEEIAERSSLGKILRIRRLSGTDVSKVAGMMMAIEAAAYLNNSAKAIERLRELVPEFRPPDKVEDVGLLGTEWIEDEAAISAPHP
- a CDS encoding DegT/DnrJ/EryC1/StrS family aminotransferase; this encodes MSEFLPFHMPDIGEEEVSEVVQVLRSGWLTTGTKAKQFENEFAAMVGARHAIAVNSCTAALHLALEAIGVREGDEVIVPTMTFAATAEVVAYLKAKPILVDCTPDTLNISPDCIERAITPRTKAIVPVHFAGHPCEMSRIQAIARAHNLAVIEDAAHALPARYRGKMIGSLSELTCFSFYATKNITTGEGGMVTTDDSALAARVRIMSLHGLSRDAWSRYTAQGSWYYEILSPGFKYNLTDIAAALGLAQLAKCDRFWKSRDRLAALYRDGFHDVPEILCPSAAAHVQHAWHLYVIRLNLEALRIDRNEFIAQLQQAGIGCSVHFIPLHLHPYYRETYGYQPSDFPTAQAAFERIVSLPLYPKMTEADIQRVITVVRDIVKGNRR
- a CDS encoding VanZ family protein, whose protein sequence is MTLLGLYLVYVVIFGLAPFTWSLPHAASITELFVDHFEGWSGFSNVTSWDVWSNVVFFIPCGGLMVLLPGMSRRPWFIRLLLAFIGAAALSSGVELAQLLFTRAPSFVDIVCNTVGGMAGGVLGVLANTAYHASGEVWAKTCYATAWLGWIVAGYVLLLAFFTAWPFPLASDFSNWNPTYRLLLGNEGTMNRPWLGTFHLVAVYDRALPSDEITTHFSLGPLVDSQERRTKQGLVLYYDFSEQAGAIVHDRAAKGPSTDLYIQDLSRTAWVFPNGLTLSADTVIASRLAPDQVVGGGLLADKELSVEAWVTPADLAQTGPARIVSFSKNTDVRNFTLGQQSKDVVFRLRTPISGYNGANPALSTSDAPLTRATQHIVATYREGTETMYVDGIERARVRLQPRESLRRIVAGYTGDSLEWSLYSAMVFPLGLLSSLYYQIKSVASARLCAVSSALGVLVVLDGLYLLTMSTPLSLFLLMVGAGTILVSVFWASFFFDRL
- the wecB gene encoding UDP-N-acetylglucosamine 2-epimerase (non-hydrolyzing), with translation MKVVSIIGARPQFIKCAPVSRELRAVADEVLVHTGQHYDDAMSGVFFRELGIPAPQYQLGVGSGPHGQQTGAMLTGIEQILEKEAPDAVLVYGDTNSTLAGALAASKLHVPVVHVEAGLRSFNRRMPEEINRVVTDQLSALLLCPTDTAVENLRREGVTAGVHLVGDVMYDALLDTADRAQGASTILERLGLTPRQYLLATVHRADNTDRLPQLAQIMTALRTLVDTGLPVVFPVHPRTRKQLGSIACEHSDRLLLIDPVSYLDMVRLESMAQAIVTDSGGIQKEAYWLGVPCITLREETEWVETVERGWNRLVGTHPESIVNAVLTAGPGRSGEWPWRRGEASQAVARILDHGFSEPTVVGLSGSRSLQGR
- a CDS encoding DegT/DnrJ/EryC1/StrS family aminotransferase yields the protein MNVPLLDLKAQHEPIRKDLLAAMERVLDQNNFILGREVSELEEKVAAYSGTRYAIGVSSGTDALVAALMALDLKPGDEVITTPLSFFATVGAIVRVGATPVFVDIDPITYNLDARQIAAAVTPRTKAIIPVHLYGQCADMTPILQVALAHNLAVVEDAAQAIGAEYGDGRRAGSMGTMGCFSFFPSKNLGGLGDGGMIVTNDEHLAERLRVLRVQGGKPKYYHRILGGNFRLDTIQAAVLNVKLPYLDRWTALRQHHADLYESLFRSLNVESEFGIRLPQAVYKQQGVRHYHIYNQFVIGVPKRDALRDYLKAKGIGTEIYYPVPLHRQECLQSLGYKEGDYPEAERACRELVALPIYPELNEDQQHYVAQTVREGLAQ
- a CDS encoding polysaccharide deacetylase family protein — its product is MSKPIASLSCDLDDKWAYMKTHGNPAWKTLPSYLDVVVPRILAHLDGHDLKATFFLVGQDAALERNQDQFRAIAAAGHEIGSHSFHHDPWLHRYDEAGMARELSMAEEHIERATGQRPIGFRGPGYSLSETTVTELARRGYLYDASTLPTFIGPLARAYFFMSSAFTREEADCRSTIFGGLRDGFRRIQPYRWDVGGQGLIEIPVTTMPFFRVPIHFSYVVYLSLYSRMLAEQYFRTSLQLCRLAGVEPSLLLHPLDFLGSHESTGVEFFPGMKLPLAEKLDMIDALLAALSDTFRVVTMRDHATAVAQRTTLPLLTAAM
- a CDS encoding NAD(P)/FAD-dependent oxidoreductase, coding for MRVGIIGAGIMGLALAQRLSARGVRVTVLERERQAGGLTTYHDYGLFWWDRFYHVILSSDTQLIQYLHEIGLGDRLRWSAARAGLYAKGRFYSVSTTLELLRFPLVGIIGKLRLARTILACNRIRDWRELESVSVEEWLIRMCGRRTYEAFWKPLLLAKLGAQYKRVSAVFIWSYITRLFSTRDTTAQRNQLGYVSGGYRTVITRLEELIQAAGGTIRLNTPVQAIEPGAHAGITIKINGGHEHFDKVIWTGPIDAGSPLATQGLVSVEASADPIEYLGVVCPVLVTRRPLLPYYTLNLADADVPFTGVIGMSSIVPTDETAGYYLTYFPKYVPTGDPEFHLPDETITQRFFEGARRLFPDLRESDVVGLHLNKAAKVQPLQVLDYSKRVPRVTTRHTDFFVLNTSQFVNSTLNNNAVIRAVNEFVQEHHLCFETAEDRSASALSTLSSP
- a CDS encoding NAD-dependent epimerase/dehydratase family protein translates to MSLSSASSKYILVTGVAGFLGSHFLDRLLAAGHRVIGMDDLSKGSLSNIAAHLGNPAFRFLERDATDPAAFSDLGEDADCLVHLASHKIPRYGNALATLRVNTRSCENVLELARKAGCKAVLASTSDVYGRNPRLPFAEDDDSVFGSSKVARWGYAVSKLFTEHLAFAYQEAYGLPVSVLRFFGSYGPRNHVSWWGGPQAVFIDAILNDRDISIHGDGLQTRSFTYVADTVDGIYAAMITPEANGEILNVGSTHEITILDLARTIHRLAGTPWPLKCTFVSYESFTGGKYEDVRRRVPDIERSQRILGITARVGLEEGLLQTINWQRSLVSPTVVASESPSLQETAIRI